In Thermobaculum terrenum ATCC BAA-798, one genomic interval encodes:
- the phoU gene encoding phosphate signaling complex protein PhoU: MPREHFERELNALQDSMLTLGSMVEKAITRSVEALKTGDVQLARQVIEEDDLLDAQREAVERDALLLIATQQPLAGDLRKIAAVLNISSELERMGDYAEGIAKISIDIASEPPLKPLVTIPKMAEQACSMLRRSLEAFVNQDLTQAQEIWGEDDEIDRLYDQVYHELLAFMLADPRTIQRATRLLWVSHNLERIADRVTNICERIRFMVGGEVNAAPTRP; encoded by the coding sequence ATGCCCAGAGAGCACTTTGAACGCGAACTCAACGCCCTGCAGGACTCCATGCTGACCCTCGGCAGCATGGTCGAGAAGGCGATCACCCGCTCTGTGGAGGCCCTCAAGACGGGAGACGTCCAGCTCGCCCGCCAGGTGATAGAGGAGGATGACCTGCTGGACGCCCAGCGGGAGGCGGTCGAGCGGGACGCCCTGCTGCTCATTGCCACCCAGCAGCCCCTGGCAGGCGACCTCCGCAAGATAGCTGCCGTCCTCAACATCTCCTCCGAGCTGGAGAGGATGGGCGACTACGCCGAGGGCATCGCCAAGATCAGCATCGACATAGCCAGCGAGCCTCCGCTCAAGCCACTGGTCACCATTCCGAAGATGGCCGAGCAGGCCTGCAGCATGCTCCGCCGCAGCCTGGAGGCGTTCGTCAATCAAGACCTCACGCAGGCACAGGAGATATGGGGAGAAGACGACGAGATCGACCGCCTGTACGATCAGGTGTACCACGAGCTGCTGGCGTTCATGCTGGCCGATCCCCGGACGATCCAGCGGGCCACCCGCCTGCTGTGGGTGAGCCACAACCTGGAGAGGATAGCCGATCGAGTCACCAACATCTGCGAGCGCATCAGGTTCATGGTCGGAGGTGAAGTCAATGCTGCGCCGACCCGGCCCTGA